The following proteins are encoded in a genomic region of Pseudorca crassidens isolate mPseCra1 chromosome 5, mPseCra1.hap1, whole genome shotgun sequence:
- the LOC137224573 gene encoding keratin-associated protein 19-7-like produces the protein MSYYGNYCQGLGYSCGDFGGLGYGYSCRCGSFRRLGYGCGYGGYRYGCYCPSCYGGYGFSGLY, from the exons ATGAGCTACTACGGCAACTACTGCCAAGGCCTGGGCTACAGCTGTGGAGACTTTGGTGGCCTGGGCTATGGCTACAGCTGCAGATGTGGTAGCTTCCGCAGGCTGGGCTATGGCTGTGGTTATGGAG GCTACAGATATGGCTGCTACTGCCCATCATGCTATGGAGGATATGGCTTTTCTGGCTTATACTAA